The following coding sequences are from one Lolium rigidum isolate FL_2022 chromosome 6, APGP_CSIRO_Lrig_0.1, whole genome shotgun sequence window:
- the LOC124661231 gene encoding eukaryotic peptide chain release factor subunit 1-3-like — MSESQETDRNIEIWKIKKLIKALESARGNGTSMISLIMPPRDQVARVAKMLGDEYGTASNIKSRVNRQSVLGAITSAQQRLKLYNRVPPNGLVLYTGTIVTDDGKEKKVTIDFEPFKPINVSLYLCDNKFHTEALNELLESDDKFGFIIMDGNGTLFGTLSGNTREVLHKFTVDLPKKHGRGGQSALRFARLRMEKRHNYVRKTAELATQFFINPATSQPNVSGLILAGSADFKTELSQSDMFDQRLQVKILNVVDVSYGGENGFNQAIELSAEILANVKFIQEKKLIGKYFEEISQDTGKYVFGVDDTLKALEMGAVETLIVWENLDINRYALKHSVSGEIIVKHLNKEQEVDQSNFRDAETNAELEVQEKISLLEWFANEYKKFGCSLEFVTNKSQEGSQFCRGFGGIGGMLRYQLDIRSFDEASDDEGLYEDSD, encoded by the coding sequence ATGTCTGAGAGCCAGGAAACTGATAGGAACATTGAAATCTGGAAGATTAAGAAGCTAATAAAGGCACTGGAATCAGCTAGAGGCAATGGCACAAGCATGATCTCTCTTATTATGCCTCCACGTGATCAGGTTGCTCGAGTGGCAAAGATGTTAGGTGATGAGTATGGTACTGCTTCAAACATTAAGAGTAGAGTGAATCGCCAATCTGTTTTGGGTGCCATCACCTCAGCTCAGCAGAGGCTGAAGCTCTATAACAGAGTTCCTCCCAATGGTTTGGTTCTCTACACTGGAACCATTGTTACTGATGATGGAAAGGAAAAGAAAGTTACCATTGACTTTGAGCCATTCAAGCCTATAAATGTGTCGCTGTACCTTTGTGATAACAAATTCCACACTGAGGCTTTAAATGAGCTCTTGGAATCTGATGACAAGTTTGGCTTCATTATTATGGATGGTAACGGCACTCTTTTTGGCACACTGAGTGGAAATACCCGTGAGGTGCTTCACAAATTCACCGTTGATCTCCCAAAGAAGCATGGTAGAGGAGGGCAGTCAGCTTTACGTTTTGCTCGTCTTCGGATGGAAAAGCGTCATAACTATGTCCGGAAAACTGCTGAGCTTGCTACTCAGTTTTTCATCAATCCAGCTACAAGTCAGCCTAATGTCTCTGGACTAATTCTTGCTGGTTCTGCTGATTTCAAGACAGAGCTGAGCCAATCTGATATGTTTGATCAGAGACTTCAAGTTAAGATACTTAATGTGGTTGATGTTTCTTACGGTGGCGAGAATGGTTTCAACCAAGCTATTGAGTTGTCAGCTGAGATTCTAGCAAATGTGAAGTTCATACAGGAGAAGAAGTTAATTGGCAAGTATTTTGAAGAGATCAGTCAAGATACTGGAAAatatgtctttggtgttgatgacaCTCTAAAGGCTCTTGAAATGGGTGCTGTTGAGACTCTTATAGTGTGGGAGAATCTTGATATCAACAGATATGCGCTGAAGCACAGTGTCTCTGGGGAAATTATTGTCAAACATCTGAACAAAGAGCAGGAAGTGGACCAGAGCAATTTCCGCGATGCTGAGACTAATGCTGAGTTGGAAGTTCAGGAAAAAATCTCTTTGTTGGAATGGTTCGCTAACGAGTACAAGAAGTTTGGTTGCTCGCTTGAGTTTGTCACTAACAAATCACAGGAGGGATCTCAGTTCTGTAGAGGATTTGGTGGCATTGGTGGTATGCTGCGCTATCAGTTAGACATTCGGTCTTTTGATGAGGCTTCCGATGACGAGGGTTTGTACGAAGACTCTGATTAG